Proteins encoded in a region of the Procambarus clarkii isolate CNS0578487 chromosome 28, FALCON_Pclarkii_2.0, whole genome shotgun sequence genome:
- the LOC123755116 gene encoding perilipin-4-like, whose translation MSCTDLVLSSVSHSISLRTFLISSRIGGEVADVACLPLSLFLSQVVVDKGSDLSQFVVDKGSDLSQVFVDKGSDLSQSVVDKGSDLSQVVVDKGSDLSQSVIDKGSDLSKSVVDKGSDLSQSVVDNGSDLSQSVVDNGSDLSQSVVDNGSDLSQSVVDKGSDLSQSVVDNESDLSQVFVDKGSDLSQSVVDKGSDLSQVVVDKGSDLSQSVVDKGSDLRKSVVDKGSDLSQSVVDNGSDLSQSVVDKGSDLSQSVVDNGSDLSQVFIDKGSDLSQSVVDKGSDLSQVVVDKGSDLSQSVVDKGSDLSKSVVDKGSDLSQSVVDNGSDLSQSVVDNGSDLSQSVVDNGSDLSQSVIDNGSDLSQSVVDNGSDLSQSVVDNGSDLSQSVVDNGSDLSQSVVDNGSDQPKTF comes from the exons atgtcttgtacagacttagttctgagttctgtgtcccatagtATATCTCTTAGgacttttctcatctcctcaa GGATAGGTGGTGAGGTCGCAGACGTGGcgtgcctccctctctctcttttccttagCCAGGTTGTTGTTGATAAAGGATCTGACCTTAGCCAGTTTGTTGTTGATAAAGGATCTGACCTTAGCCAGGTTTTTGTTGATAAAGGCTCTGACCTTAGCCAGTCTGTTGTTGATAAAGGCTCTGACCTTAGCCAGGTTGTTGTTGATAAAGGATCTGACCTTAGCCAGTCTGTTATTGATAAAGGCTCTGACCTTAGTAAATCTGTTGTTGATAAAGGCTCTGACCTTAGCCAATCTGTTGTTGATAATGGCTCTGACCTTAGCCAGTCAGTTGTTGATAATGGCTCTGACCTTAGCCAGTCAGTTGTTGATAATGGCTCTGACCTTAGCCAGTCAGTTGTTGATAAAGGCTCTGACCTTAGCCAGTCTGTTGTTGATAATGAATCTGACCTTAGCCAGGTTTTTGTTGATAAAGGCTCTGACCTTAGCCAGTCTGTTGTTGATAAAGGCTCTGACCTTAGCCAGGTTGTTGTTGATAAAGGATCTGACCTTAGCCAGTCTGTTGTTGATAAAGGCTCTGACCTTAGGAAATCTGTTGTTGATAAAGGCTCTGACCTTAGCCAGTCAGTTGTTGATAATGGCTCTGACCTTAGCCAGTCAGTTGTTGATAAAGGCTCTGACCTTAGCCAGTCTGTTGTTGATAATGGATCTGACCTTAGCCAGGTTTTTATTGATAAAGGCTCTGACCTTAGCCAGTCTGTTGTTGATAAAGGCTCTGACCTTAGCCAGGTTGTTGTTGATAAAGGATCTGACCTTAGCCAGTCTGTTGTTGATAAAGGCTCTGACCTTAGTAAATCTGTTGTTGATAAAGGCTCTGACCTTAGCCAGTCAGTTGTTGATAATGGCTCTGACCTTAGCCAGTCTGTTGTTGATAATGGCTCTGACCTTAGCCAGTCAGTTGTTGATAATGGCTCTGACCTTAGCCAGTCAGTTATTGATAATGGCTCTGACCTTAGCCAGTCTGTTGTTGATAATGGCTCTGACCTTAGCCAGTCTGTTGTTGATAATGGCTCTGACCTTAGCCAGTCTGTTGTTGATAATGGCTCTGACCTTAGCCAGTCTGTTGTTGATAATGGCTCTGATCAGCCGAAAACATTTTAA
- the LOC123755115 gene encoding uncharacterized protein, with product MVLVGTVLTQFLAFSASLPLTVCTATMRFTHCNGGEYSTLMLAGKAVEAVLSRVISAKCSIQLFTDGGTPAADVYKVKDQLLAPWGVSVWEVAAGGEDANVTLAQLSHVVHKARRVGHSHITADVGRSLSHHY from the exons ATGGTACTTGTTGGGACTGTGCTGACACAGTTCCTGGCCTTCAGTGCGTCCCTGCCTCTAACTGTCTGCACGGCTACCATGCGCTTCACTCATTGTAATG GAGGTGAGTACTCAACACTGATGCTAGCGGGGAAGGCAGTAGAGGCAGTCTTGTCTCGGGTGATCAGTGCCAAGTGTTCCATCCAGCTCTTCACTGACGGTGGCACACCCGCTGCTGATGTCTACAAG GTGAAAGACCAACTGCTGGCTCCCTGGGGAGTGTCGGTGTGGGAGGTGGCAGCGGGCGGGGAGGACGCTAACGTGACGCTAGCCCAGCTCTCCCACGTGGTCCACAAGGCtcggcgggtaggtcactctcacattactgctgacgtgggcaggtcactctcacaccactactga